The Amycolatopsis endophytica genome includes the window CGACGTTCCTCTCCGGCGGGCTGGACTCCAGCTACCTGACCGCGCTCGCCGCGAAGTACCAGCCCGGAATTTCCGCCTACACCATCGGTTTCCGTGCGGAGGACGCCAAGTTCGAGGCGATGCCGGACGATCTGCGCTACGCCCGGACCGTGGCGGAGCGCTTCGGCGTGGACCTGCACGAGATCGAGATCGCGCCGAACGTGCAGGAACTGCTGCCGCACCTGACCTACCACCTGGACGAGCCGATCGGCGATCCGGCGGCCATCAACAGCTACCTGATCTGCACGGCCGCGCGCGAGGCCGGCGTGAAGGTGATGCTGTCCGGGATGGGCGCGGACGAGCTGTTCGCCGGGTACCGCAAGCACCTGGCGAACCTGATCGCGTTGCGGTACCAGAAGATCCCGAGCGGTGTGCGCAGGCCGGCCGCGTCCCTTGTGGACCGGCTGCCGGTGGCCACCTCGAAGCGCGGGTTCCGCTCGGTGCGCTTCGCGAAGCGGTTCCTCTCCTTCGCCGAACTGCCCGAGGAGACCGCGTTCCGGCGCAGCTACACGATGTACGACCGGGACGAGCTGCTCGGGCTCGTGAACCCCGACCTGGCCGGTGCGGTGGACGACGTGCTGACCGAGCACGCCGACACCTACCACGACAACCTGCTGGACGATTTCGTCAACCGGATGTGCCTGGCCGACGCGCGGATGTTCCTGCCGGGCCTGAACCTGACCTACACCGACCGCTCCACCATGGCCGCCTCCACCGAGGTGCGGGTGCCGTTCGTGGACGTCGAGGTGGTCCGGGCCGCGTTCAGCCTGCCCGGCAACCGCAAGATCGCCGGGCGGCAGGGCAAGGCGGCGCTCAAGGAGGCGGCGTCCTCGATCCTGCCGAAGGAGATCGTCTACCGGCCGAAGGGCCTGTTCAGTGCCCCGCTGCGAGCGTGGATGAGCCGCGACCTGGCGCCGCTGGTGCGCGAGGTCGTGCACGACGGCGCGCTGGTCCGGTCCGGTCTGCTGCGGCGCGAGGCGCTGCAGCAGCTGGTCGACGAGGACGCCGCGGGCCGCGAGGACCGGTCCAAGCACCTCTGGCACGTCCTGACCCTGGAGTACTGGTACCGCGGCGCGACCGAAGCCGGTGCGGCCGAGCGAGCAGCGTGAGGAGCCCTGGTGAAACAGGTCGTACAGAACTACAAGAGCGGCGAGCTGGCGCTGCTGGACGTCGAGGCGCCCGCGTGCAAGCCGGGCGGCGTGCTGGTGCGGACCGCGTTCTCGCTGATCTCCACCGGCACCGAGATGATGAAGGTGTCCGAGGCGAGCATGTCGATGCTGGGCAAGGCACGCTCGCGGCCGGACCAGGTCGCGAAGGTCATGCAGAGCGTCGCGACCAACGGCGTCGGCGCCACCTACCGCAAGGTGATGAACCGGCTCGATTCCTATACGCCGCTGGGATATTCGCTGTGCGGGGTGGTCGAAGAGGTCGGCCACGGGCTGAAAGACACAGCCGATGTGTCCGTTGGAGATTTCGTCGCGTGCGCTGGGAACGAGCACGCGCTGCACTCCGAGCTGAACTGGGTGCCGAAGAACCTCTACACGCGCGTGCCGTCCGGGGTCGAACCGCGGCACGCGTCGTTCGCCACCGTGGGTGCGATCGCGATGCAGGGCGTCCGGCGTGGCGAACCGCAGCTCGGTGACGTCGCGCTCGTCATCGGGCTGGGCCTGATCGGGCAGCTCGTGGTGCAGCTGCTGTCCGCGTCCGGGGTACGGGTGGTCGGCGTCGATCCGGATGCCGAGCGGTGCAAGCTCGCCGAACGCCTGGGCGCGTCGGTGTGCGGACACCCGTCCTCCGGTGAGGTGGAGGTCGCGGTCGGCGAGCTGACCGGCGGGCACGGCGTCGACCAGGTGTACCTGGCCGCGGGGGGCAGCACGAACGAACCGGTCGAGCTGGCCGCGAAGCTGGCGCGCGACCGCGGGCGGGTGGTCGACATCGGCAAGTGCCGCCTCGACCTGCCGTGGAACGCCTACTACGAAAAGGAACTGGACATCCGGTTCTCTCGCTCGTACGGGCCCGGCCGCTACGACCCCGAGTACGAACTGGGCGGCCGCGATTACCCGATCGGCTACGTGCGGTGGACCGAGCGCCGCAACCTGGAGTGTTTCCTCGACCTGATCGCGCGCGGCCGGGTCGATGTCGAGCCGCTGATCTCGCACGTCGCCGACTTCGGCACGGCGGTCGAGACCTACCGCAGGCTCGACGAAGGCGAACTCAAGGCCGTCGCCGTGTTGTTCCGGTACCCGGGCGTGGGTCCCGGCCCTGCCGAACCTTCGCTCACCGCCGCGATTCCGGACCGTGCGCCGATCCGCACGTCCCAGCGCATGGGCAAGGTGCGGACCGCGTTCATCGGAGCGGGCAACTACGCGTCCTCGATGCTGTTGCCGCACTTGGCCGAGCGCGAGGACGTGTCGCTGCGGCGCGTGGTCACCACGTCCGCGCTGTCCGGGGCCAACGCCAAGCGCAAGTTCGGGTTCGCCGAGACCTCCACCGACGTCGACGCCACGCTCGCCGATCCGGACATCGACGCGGTTTTCGTGGTGACCCGGCACAGTTCGCACGCCGAGCTGACCCGCCGCGCGCTGCTGGCCGGCAAAGCGGTGTTCGTCGAGAAGCCGCTCGCGCTCAGCGAAGCCGAGCTGGGCAAGGTGCTCGGCGCGATCGAAGAATCCGGCAACGAGGCGCTGCAGGTCGGGTTCAACCGGCGGTTCGCGCCCCTGTTGCACGAGGCGAGGAGCCAGTTCGGACGGCGCATCGGCCCGGCGTCGGTGCGCTACCTGGTCAACGCGGGCCGCCTGGAGCACGGCAGCTGGTACAACCAGGCCGATTCCGAGGGCACCCGGTTCGCCGGCGAGGGCGGCCACTTCATCGACACGGTGAGCTGGCTGCTCGGCGCCGACCCGGTCTCGGTCTACGCCTGCGCCACCCCCGACCAGCAGGACCTGCAGATCCTGCTGCGTTACCCGGACGGCTCGACCGCGGCGATCACCTACGCCACCAGCGGTTCGGCCGGTTTCCCGAAGGAGACGCTGGACGTCGTCGCCGACGGCAGGGTGCTGAAGTTCGACGACTTCGCGCGCGCCTCGGTGTACGCGCGCAAACGCTGGGCCAGCTCGCGCATCCCGAAGGGCCGCGACAAGGGCCAGAACGCCGAGCTGGACGCGTTCGTCACCGCGGTGACCTCCGGCGGCCCGATGCCGATCCCGCTGGAGTCGCTGGTCGCGACCACGCTGGCCACGATCGCGGTGCAGACCAGCCTGGCCAGTGGGGCGCCGGTCCGGATCGGAACGTCCGCATGACCGACACCGGCTGGTACCTGCGGCGGCTGTCGCGGATGGGACCGCGCGAGGTCGCCGGGCGTGCGGCGGACGTGCTGAACCGGCGGCGGCTGCGGGGCGGGCTGCCCGAACCGTCCACTCCCCTGCCGCGGCGCGGGTTCGCCATCACGCTGAGCGAGGGCACGTTCGCCGTCGTCCCACCGGACGCGCGGGCCCGCGTGCTGCACACCGCGGACCGGCTGCTCGACGGGCGCGCCGAGTACTTCGGCGTGGTGCGTCACGACATGGTGAGCCCGGACTGGTCGTTGGACCCGAAGACCGGACGCCGCGCGCCTGCCGACACCTTCGCCTTCGACATCCCCTACCGGCTCGAAGACGTCGTCGGCGACATCAAGCAGATCTGGGAACCGTCCCGGCACCAGCACCTCACCGTGCTGGCCACCGCGTACGCCCTGACCGGCGACAGCCGTTACGCGCAGCGCGTCGCCGACCACCTCAAGGGGTGGTGGGCGGCCAACCCGCCGATGACGAGCGTGCACTGGGTCAGCGGGATCGAGCTGGGCATCCGGCTGCTGTCCTGGGTGTGGGTGCGGCGGCTGCTCGACGGCTGGGACGGCGCGGCCGGGTTGTTCGAGGACAGTCCCGAGGCGCTGCACCAGATCTGGCACCACCAGCGGTGGCTCGCCACGTTTCCCAGCCGCGGGTCGTCGGCGAACAACCACGTCATCGCCGAGGCCGCCGGGCAGCTGGCCGCCGCCTGCGCGTTCCCGTGGTTCCCCGAATCGGACGGCTGGCGGTCGGCGGCCCTGCGTTCGCTCGACGAACACCTCCAGCACAACACGTTCGATTCCGGCCTGAACCGGGAGCTGGCCAGCGAGTACCACGGTCTGGTCCTGGAACTGGGCGTGGCGGCCGCGGTCGAGGCCGAAGCGGCCGGGATCGCCGTGCCGGACTCGCTGTGGGCCACGCTGCGGCGGATGACCGACGCGCTCGCTGCCGTCGTGGACGTCCGGCTGCACCCGCCGCGTCAGGGCGACAGCGACGACGGCCACGGTCTGGTCCTCGACGGCGCCGGTACCGACCGCTGGTCCTCGCTGCTGTCCACCGGCGCCGCCCTCTTCGGACGGCTCGACTGGTGGCCCGCCCCGCGCGGCGGCGACGCCCGCACTCCGCTGCTCGCCGCGCTCGCCCGGTCCCACCCCTCGCCGGACCGGCCGCGCACCCGGACCGACCACTTCGCCGACGCGGGACTGACGCTGCTGCGCACCCCGCCCGGCGACGGCCACGGCGAGATCTGGTGCCGCTGCGACGGTGGTCCGCACGGGTTCACCTCGATCGCCGCGCACGCCCACGCGGACGCGCTGTCGGTGGAGGTGCGCCACGACGGCATCGACATCCTCGCCGACCCGGGCACCTACTGCTACCACGGCGAACCCGAGTGGCGGGCCTACTTCCGGTCCACCCTCGGCCACAACACGGTGCAGCTCGACGACACCGACTCCGCCACCTCGGGCGGACCGTTCCTGTGGACCCGGCACGCGAACACCCGTGTGCTGGCCCGCCCCGGCGGCGGGGTGCTGCGCTGGTGCGCCGAACACGACGGGTACCGCGTGGCCACGCACCGGCGGACGGTCGAACTCGATCCGGCGCACCGCGAGCTGCGGATCAGCGACGAGATCACCGCCGAGCGGCACCACCCGGCGCGGCTGGCGTTCCACATCGGACCCCGCGTCGCCGCCGAACTGTCCGACCGAACGGCCCTGCTCACCTGGACCTCGCGCGGCCGGGAACACGCCGCCGTCCTCGACCTGCCCGCCGGGCTGACCTGGACGCCCCACCGCGGGCAGACCGACCCCCCGCTCGGCTGGTACTCGGCCGGCTACGGCCGCCGCGAACCGGCCACCACGCTGATCGGTAGCGGTCTCACGGGGCGCGGCGGCGTCCTCACCACACTCTTGCGCTTTTCCGACTAGGAGGTGCTTCCGCCGTGCGCGCACGAACGACCACACGAACCCGCTGGGTGATGGTGCTCCTCGGCGTGCTCTCGCCCCTGGCCGTGCTGGGCTGCACCCCGGGCAGCGACCAGGCGAACACCACGATGGCACTGCCCGTTCACGGCGCCTGCGCCACCCTGCCGCCCGGCCCGGCCGAACCGCCCGCCGGAGCGGTCGTCGTCGACCCGGCCATCCCCGGCGACCTGCAGGCCAAGACCAAGGCGAGCCCGGCGGGCACGACGTTCTGGCTGAAACCGGGCA containing:
- a CDS encoding alginate lyase family protein; translated protein: MTDTGWYLRRLSRMGPREVAGRAADVLNRRRLRGGLPEPSTPLPRRGFAITLSEGTFAVVPPDARARVLHTADRLLDGRAEYFGVVRHDMVSPDWSLDPKTGRRAPADTFAFDIPYRLEDVVGDIKQIWEPSRHQHLTVLATAYALTGDSRYAQRVADHLKGWWAANPPMTSVHWVSGIELGIRLLSWVWVRRLLDGWDGAAGLFEDSPEALHQIWHHQRWLATFPSRGSSANNHVIAEAAGQLAAACAFPWFPESDGWRSAALRSLDEHLQHNTFDSGLNRELASEYHGLVLELGVAAAVEAEAAGIAVPDSLWATLRRMTDALAAVVDVRLHPPRQGDSDDGHGLVLDGAGTDRWSSLLSTGAALFGRLDWWPAPRGGDARTPLLAALARSHPSPDRPRTRTDHFADAGLTLLRTPPGDGHGEIWCRCDGGPHGFTSIAAHAHADALSVEVRHDGIDILADPGTYCYHGEPEWRAYFRSTLGHNTVQLDDTDSATSGGPFLWTRHANTRVLARPGGGVLRWCAEHDGYRVATHRRTVELDPAHRELRISDEITAERHHPARLAFHIGPRVAAELSDRTALLTWTSRGREHAAVLDLPAGLTWTPHRGQTDPPLGWYSAGYGRREPATTLIGSGLTGRGGVLTTLLRFSD
- the asnB gene encoding asparagine synthase (glutamine-hydrolyzing), with translation MCGIAGTFRWPDGGPLTDRLTETLAHRGPDGSGRYDHGDVHLGHRRLSIIDLSETGAQPMVSGGLALTYNGELYNAPELRAELAAHGVRFRGTSDTEVLLEAWRRWGVKCLPRLRGMFAFGIFDERTGELFLARDQLGIKPLFYVRRGDGIAFASELKALAGAVGGLHVNETTLVASLLYYWVPDSRCAYREARKLPPGTWMRCHPNGRVDTGQYWNLRDVAAEAQAGPPADLAAVVEDSTRKHLLSDVPVATFLSGGLDSSYLTALAAKYQPGISAYTIGFRAEDAKFEAMPDDLRYARTVAERFGVDLHEIEIAPNVQELLPHLTYHLDEPIGDPAAINSYLICTAAREAGVKVMLSGMGADELFAGYRKHLANLIALRYQKIPSGVRRPAASLVDRLPVATSKRGFRSVRFAKRFLSFAELPEETAFRRSYTMYDRDELLGLVNPDLAGAVDDVLTEHADTYHDNLLDDFVNRMCLADARMFLPGLNLTYTDRSTMAASTEVRVPFVDVEVVRAAFSLPGNRKIAGRQGKAALKEAASSILPKEIVYRPKGLFSAPLRAWMSRDLAPLVREVVHDGALVRSGLLRREALQQLVDEDAAGREDRSKHLWHVLTLEYWYRGATEAGAAERAA
- a CDS encoding bi-domain-containing oxidoreductase; translation: MKQVVQNYKSGELALLDVEAPACKPGGVLVRTAFSLISTGTEMMKVSEASMSMLGKARSRPDQVAKVMQSVATNGVGATYRKVMNRLDSYTPLGYSLCGVVEEVGHGLKDTADVSVGDFVACAGNEHALHSELNWVPKNLYTRVPSGVEPRHASFATVGAIAMQGVRRGEPQLGDVALVIGLGLIGQLVVQLLSASGVRVVGVDPDAERCKLAERLGASVCGHPSSGEVEVAVGELTGGHGVDQVYLAAGGSTNEPVELAAKLARDRGRVVDIGKCRLDLPWNAYYEKELDIRFSRSYGPGRYDPEYELGGRDYPIGYVRWTERRNLECFLDLIARGRVDVEPLISHVADFGTAVETYRRLDEGELKAVAVLFRYPGVGPGPAEPSLTAAIPDRAPIRTSQRMGKVRTAFIGAGNYASSMLLPHLAEREDVSLRRVVTTSALSGANAKRKFGFAETSTDVDATLADPDIDAVFVVTRHSSHAELTRRALLAGKAVFVEKPLALSEAELGKVLGAIEESGNEALQVGFNRRFAPLLHEARSQFGRRIGPASVRYLVNAGRLEHGSWYNQADSEGTRFAGEGGHFIDTVSWLLGADPVSVYACATPDQQDLQILLRYPDGSTAAITYATSGSAGFPKETLDVVADGRVLKFDDFARASVYARKRWASSRIPKGRDKGQNAELDAFVTAVTSGGPMPIPLESLVATTLATIAVQTSLASGAPVRIGTSA